The genomic window AATGGTACCCGAGCTCCCAAAAAGCGCCGAGTATAAGAACGGTATACGTAACGGAGATATGATAAGTTTTATAATATGGCGGTAATGTCATTCCAGATATGATAAGGTGAACATGGAAAGAAAACCAACAGGATTTGCTGATCAAAACGCTAAGCGTGGTACAAGTAGCAGAAAGACTACGGATAACAGTGCGGAACAACCTTCCAAGCGTCCGGGTAAAAAGCTTTCTGAATACGGTAAGCAATTAGCTGAAAAACAAAAAGTAAAAGGCATCTATGGCATGCGAGAAAGTCAATTTAGACGTTTCTTTAGTATTGCTATTCAGACACGTGAAGGCGCAACAGGCGAAAACTTATTGAGTTTGTTGGAAAGACGTCTTGATAATACTATCTACAGACTAAAGATGGCTACAACACGTGTGCAAGCTCGTCAAATTATTGTCCATGGCCACATTAAGGTTAATGGCAAAAAGGTGTCATCACCTTCTTTCTTGGTATCATTGAATGATGAAATATCATTGGGTGCTACTGTTGCTAATAAGGCAGCGTTTTTGGAGCAAGTTATAGATAAAAGATTGAAAATGGCGATCAAAGTTCCAGAATGGTTAGAACTTGATAAGAACGAGCGTAAGGGACGTGTGTTACGTAATCCTGCTCGTACTGATATTCAAGTTCCAATTGAAGAGCACTTGATTGTAGAGTTGTACTCTAAGTAATTAGTGTTGTTACGTATAGTACGATTTTTTTATTATTAGCAGGAGATTACATGGATAGGAAGGAGTATAAACCTTTGACTATTCCACGCTTGAGTTGGAATAAAAAAGAACTAACAAGTTCTTATGGTGAGTTAGTTGCTCAACCATTAGAGCCTGGGTTCGGTATTACCTTAGGGAATGCTTTACGACGAATACTCTTAGGCGCTGTTGAAGGTTCAGCCGTGACATCAGTCACCATTAAGGGCGTTAATAATGAGTTTTCGGTTGTTGAGGGTGTTATAGAAGATACCATGCAGCTGGTGCTTAATATTAAAGATATCGTTATCCGTAATAAAGAGGGTAAGCCCGGTACAATGCGTCTTACGATTAAGGGAGAAGCTACTGCTCGTGTTGCAGATATCGTTGCAGATGAGCATTTAGAATTAGTAAACCTTGATCATGTTATTGCGCATGTTGCTCCAGGTGGCGAACTTGATATCGAGTTCTTTGTTGAAAACGGTAGAGGTTATCGCGTAGCGCAATGGCCTGAAAGAAAAGCTTTCTTAGAAGATGGCCGCATTTATGTTGATGCTATGTTCTCTCCGATTAGACAAGTGACTTTTGATGTTGAGAAAACACGTGTTGGTGGCAACATTGACTACGACAAATTGACGCTCAAAATTCACACAGATGGTTCTGAAAATCCTCTTGATGTTGTTCATTATTCAGTATCCGTGCTAAGAACACAACTTGAACATTTCTTAGCAAGCGCAGAAATTCCATTTAATCAAATTTCTGCATTACCTGAAGAAGAAAAAGAACAAGAGCCAGTTGCTTTAGATGGTTTCGGCCTCAAAGGTGTGCCGGTTGATTTATTGCTCAAGCCAATTGATGAATTAGAGCTTTCAGTACGTGCGCACAATTGTCTCATTAATGCTGATATTAAACGTGTGATTGACTTAGTGAACATGTCAGAAGATGATGTCTTAAGAATTAAAAACTTTGGACGTAAGTCATTGACTGAAGTGAAGGAAAGCATGAAGGCATTTGGTCTTTCTTTCAGCATGGGCATCAAAGAATCAGACTTAAAAAAAGTATTGAAAAATAACGAAGAATAAGTAAATTATTTACTGCATTGAAGATCCACTGGAATTACAATGAAACATCAAATTGATAGAAGAAAATTAAACGTAAAACCCGCTCATAAAAAAGCGCTATTACGTAACCAAGCAATCCATTTAATTACTTATGGTTTCTTGGTTTCTACTAAAGTGCGTGTTAAAGAAGTACAACGCTTTGTAGAAAAATTGATTACTGTTGCTCGTGTGGGCAATGATTTCAACTCACGTCGTCGCGCACAAGCTATTTTGCCTTATAAGCAAGATACCTTGTTAAAGTTGTTCACTGATATTGCACCTAAATATGCACAACGCCCAGGTGGTTACACCCGCGTTATTCCTATGGGTCAAAGAAAAAGTGATACTGCTACGATTGCAAGATTGGAATGGGTATAACAACCTATGATGCAAGAGACCCTGAACAAAATAGATCAGGTATTTAGTCAACTAAGACCAATGGTTCAAAGAGATGGCGGCGATATTGAGTTCGTCAAGTTTGAACAAGGTATTGTGTATGTAAGAATGCATGGTGCTTGTGTTGGTTGTCCAGCATCAATGTACACCTTGAAGCTTGGCCTTGAAGATTCTCTTAAAGAGCAAGTTCCTGGTGTTACTGAAGTTGTACAGGTTGATTAAATAACATCAATTGCATTATCAAAAAAATTAAAGCCTTTGTAATAAGAATATAACGCTTATTACAAAGGCTTTTTGGTTGTCTGGTATTTTTTAAATTGCATCTCCAATAAATTAAGTCGCTAGAACATCTTCTGTCTTTTCAGTACATCGACTCTAAAAACTTGGTTTTTTTCGACCCCACGTCATTCTAATTGGATTAATTGATTCATGCCATGAATATATTGATTTTCTAATTGAAAATATGTCATCATGGGGTAGAATATGAAGTTATTAGTTGAATTATAGGGTAATTCCAGGTTTGTTTGCCTGACATGGAGAGAGAGATGAAAAGAAATATTTTATTGTTATTGGTTTTAGTAGGTATGTGGCAGGCTTTCTCTCTTGAAGGCTCAATTCCCCCGGTTACGGGTGTTGCTACACTTGATACTTGGCTTGCGCAAACCTATGGTGCGGTCCAAGTTAACGATGCCAATTGGAATTATCTGATACTGTATAACGGGGGTTTTCCTGTTGCATTTGGCAACGCAATTTGCAGTTCAAATACTAATCAAGTAGCTGGGTTGATAGATGGGCTTAAAAACTATGTTCATGCCAATCCTAGTTCAAAATATCTAGCTCGTCAGATAATGGTTGCTGCTTGTGGCATAGCCTATGGGTACCGAGGTATGAGTGGTTACTATGATGCATTTACACAAAATGGCGTTGAATTTTATGAATGTGATCAAGCTGCTAAACAGCTTCCTGCCAATCCTCATAATCCTGTAAGGACCGGCCTGAATGAAGCCCCTGCTCGTTGTGGCTATAATAATGACTTCGTATCATTTGGTACGCCAGATAGTCAAGAGCAACAAAATGAAGAGGCCATAAAAAAAGGTATAGAACTTGGGGTAGAAATTTTTGGAGAGATATTATAGATCGTACTTTTAAAGACTTTGAAAAATGGAGACAGAAATGAAAAAAAATATCTTATTTTTATTAGCCTTAGCCGGCATAGGGCAAGCTGCTTTGTTTACTCTTACCATGAAGCCATTAACGGACCAAGAGTACGGCCAGGAAATGGTACATGGAGTGGTTAAATACGTTATTGCAAAAAATTATTGGATAGCTTCAACTGCTCAATGGTTATGTTACAGGCAATTGAAGATTTTTTTAACACGGGACTTCGCTTTGCCAACCAGACTTCAAATCCTGGCCAATTGCTTGATTTTAAATATGGGCTACAAGGTAACATTAATGATGCTCTTCTTGCAGTACAACAAATAAAAGATAAAACCAAGGTGTTGGAAAATACTCAACAGCGCGATATAGCTCAGCAGGCATTAGAGAAAGCAAATCGTAAAATGGTGAGCATAATCAACACAGCACAAGCAATTTATCAAAGGCTGGGCGACGTCAGTAAGAAAGATTTTTTTGACCAAGTGAAAGCCGGATTTGAAGATGTTGGCAAGACTATAAAAGGTGGATTTGAAGACTTTGGATCTGCTGTAGAATCTTTTGGGAAAGATGCCGTTGATAAAGTAAAGGCTTTTGGAGAAGAAGCCGCTAACAACGTCACAATGGCTACAGATATGATGAAAAAAATGATTGAAAACTGGCAAAAAGGTAAAGAGAGACCGGTCTATTGTGATCAGCCACCTACAAATTTCAAACAACCTAATAGTTTTTTACCTCCTCTTATGAGCGCTTATGACAATGAAGTTGATCTGCAAATTAAAAAAGAAGATACTGAAGGGTATCTTGAACTTATAAAAGCACATGCTCCTGTTGTCCATTTGGAAGATAGTGAGCTTTATTTACCCATTTGGCCAAATGAATATTTTACGTCACAAGGGACCTCAATTAAACTTCGAAATCCACAGGCCAATACTATAATGACCATTGCGGGTGGAGAGGTCGGCACTATCACCTTTGAAAAAATGTATGAGAATTTTTATAAAAATCTACCCATTATACAGAGAAATAATCCTGATATGTATATTGATAATCCTCATTGTACTATATTTGGATCTAATCCAAATGGTGTTGGTTACACGAGCAAAGGGCCGGTAGCAAACAAAGATGCCAATGGCAATCTTATTACTCCTATGTGGGTGGTGACTTCTGAACAAGATAACAATATTTACATTCAATATCTCTATTTCTATGGCTTAAATGGACCTTATGATATTGGTCCACTACAAGGAAACGTCGCCGAGTTTCAAAACTATCATGAATCAGATCTAGAACACGTTACCTTAGAATTTGATAAATCGAGTAGAAAGTTGAAACGTATCTATTATGGATCTCATGGCAAAAGAGAAGGTTTTTGGCTTGATGCGAACCATCCAGATATAAAACGTATCAATGGACGTATTCTTGTGTATTCGGCGCACTATGGACACGGATGTTATCCCCAAGATGGTACGTACGTTCGTATATTTGGTGTGGCCAACGATGTAACGGGTAATGGTATTCAATGGATACCCCAAAATTTAGTGCGTCTTTATCCTGAAGGTGATCCACGTTTTAATCCTAAAACTATGGGCTTTCTGTATTTTGCGGGACGTTACGGCGCGCATGGTATTGACTCAGCAGCTGCGGGCGGTTGGTTCCCAGAGATGGATACAGAACAAACAGCGCGAGAAAACAGACTTGTCTATAAGAAAAAGATAGGCGTCAAGGGTGATATTGGCCGCGCATATACGCCAAGTAAATGGTTCTGTGAAAACCCATCATCAAATTTTTTCCAAAATGCAAAATATATTGGATGCATTGTAAAATCTATTCCTGAAGCAGGGATCCCTGATTAAAGAGATTGAGTAGGAGTGGGTGACGCACACACTCCTACAATCTTTTGCTAAGAATTTCTGGCTTCTATTCCAGATAAACTCAATTTTTTCATTGCAATCTTCTTTTCTAAGCGATTGAGAAGTTCTGTTAATTCAGTAATGCCGCCAGAACAGGTAATGCGTACATACCCTAGTTTTGGGTCTGCACCAAAATAAGACAGAGGACTGATCATAATATGTTCATCTAATAACAATGAATAACATAGTTCTTCATCGGTAGAAATAAGGCCAGTTTTACCCAGTACTTTTTTTGCTTCAGCGGGCATTTGAGTTCCGAATAAACAGTGCAAGTCAGCTAGTACATAAAAAGTTCCCTGTACTTTATATGCTGGATCAGGCATCTGAATATTCATCTGCTTGAGTCGATTTTGTACGTATTCAGTTTGAACTGTATAATGATTACTCAATTGTTTTCTTTTTTCTGGAGTAAAATGAAGCATGCCTTGTGAGTAGGCATATTGTAAACTCCGTGGTAGATGTAAATAAGCAAGTGCGCCTTCATTAATGATATTTTCTCTCAATTCTTTATTGTGACATACGATGACTGCCATACGTTCACCACTTGCAGAAAACCCTTTTGTAGTAGAGCGGAATAAAACGATACGATCTTTTAATTCCGGTGCTGCAGTTAATAGCGATTCATGCTGCTTGTCTCCACAGACGACTTCGGCATATGCTTCATCTAAAATGATAGGAATGTCAGCAGGAGTATTTTTAAGTACATGTGCAATATTTTTCCATTCTTCCTGGCCAACAATAAAACCTAATGGATTATTCGGATCACAAAATAGAAAGGCGCTAATGGCATGACCATCTTTTTGTGCCAGCTCCTGTGCAGTATCTATACTTTTTTGTACTGCTTTGGCAGTTAATCGATAGCCAGGTTCTTTGAGCAGATCAATCAAGTGTAAATTATTGCCATGAGTCTCATTATTATAAAACGGATAGAAAGGAGCCGTTGCTATAATCCGTCCATGAGGTTTTTTTTCATTAATTATTTTAAAAAGCATTCTTAGTGCTCCTGCGCCACCCACGGAGAAAATAATATCATCAGGATGTATTGATGTGTTATGCCATGCTGAAAGGGCTTGCGCCATCGTGGTTCGGTAGGGAAGTTCTCCTGCAAGATCACCATAGTCTATTGCGGTTGAATTCGTTCTTATAGTTTCTATGTTATCTTCAACTGACATATTTTTTTGAGATATCGATTTTACTAGTTGGGTATTGGCATCAACCAAGCTTTGCCAATAATCAGCTGCTGAGCGAGCAAGATCCTCATTTAAAAAATAGGATGGTTTTCCTATGCCAGCAAAAATCATATCTGATTTTCCTGTCTTTGTTTGTAGCTGCTCGTCTACATGATGAGTCCACATATTAAGCAACATTAAAGTATCTATGGTTCCAGCTGGCGTACCATTGGGTTTAAATAAGGTATGATGTTCTTTAGTTTCTGTAACAGAAACTGAACATACTTTGAAGCAGGTTGCTGCAACTAAGGTTACTATACATAACGACAAAAGTAGTATTGTTTTATTGCGCATAATGAAATCACTCCATTTATATATATGAAATCTTTTTAAAATAACATCTATTTACAAATAGAATAACATAATGGGTTTTTTTGTCAATAGGGGTTCGTATTATAGGCAGAAATCACTATAATATAGGTTTGAGGCAATATTCTTATGGAAGGTATTTCTACCCCTGTTCAATTACCGTAACGGTGCTTCCTGATGGCCCTTTATCAATAAAGAAGTGGACGGGAAATTGATCCTTCATGGAAGGTAAATGGGATACAATAATGATTTTTGCAAAGTCATCCTGAATTTTATACAAAGCATCCATAATCAGCGCGAGTCCTTCTTCGTCTTGTGACCCAAACCCTTCATCAATAATGAGCGTTTGGAGTGATGTGCCTGCTCTACGCGCAAGCAATTTGGATATAGCAATGCGGAGTGCAAAATCTATTCTAAATGCCTCTCCACCCGAAAATAACTCATAAGGACGAATGCCCGCAGAATCGGAAATTTTAATATCAAGTGTTTCTTTGGTGCCGCCTTTTTTCAAATCACGCAGCGATTCAAAAAATACTTGTGATTGGTTGTTGGTCAAACGTGAAAGCAAATAATTTGCTTCATGTTCAATTTCTGGAATAGCATCTTCGATGAGCAGTGCCTGAATACCATCTTTGCCGGTGGCGGCAGCAATGGTTTGGTAATCGTATATGGTGTTTTGTAACGCCAGGATCATCTGTTGTTGTTCTTTGTGTTCTTTTTCAAGCTGCACAAGCGCTTTTTGTTGTGTTTCTAAGCGCGCTTTTTCTTGTAAGAGCTGCTCTTTGCGTTGTGCTAGCTCTTTGATTGTTTGCGTCAAGGTAGCGTCTTGCGCTTCGAGTGTTGATTGGCGTACTGCTAAATCTTGGTAGGTGGCGCAGGTTGCGGAGAGTTCTTTTTTTTCAGCACGAATCTTTTTGAGTTGTGCGCACAATTCACTAATTGTTTTTTGTCGTTGCGTTTGTAACGAAGCTTCATTGATGAGCTTGGTGTATTCAGTGAGTTGTTGTTCGATCTGCTGCAAGGTATCAACTGCTTTCTTATGTTCTAGTTGGTTATAGGCAATACCCTTTGCTTCTAGCTCCAGTGACTTTAATACAGCGGTCATCATTTGATATTCGTTGTTTTGTTCTATGGCTGCATGTTCTTGTTGAATGAGTAAAGCGAGTGCTGTTTGTTCGGTAACTAAAAGTGTTGCGGTGTCGATGAGCTGCTTGTTGTGCGTGGTTGTCGTGATGTTTAATTCTTGTAGCGCAGCATCTAATTTTTCACTATTTTTTGTATGTTCTTCACTCTTTATTTGCAACGTTGCCAAGAGTTCGAGTTGCTTGCGTGCATCTTCCAGTGTGGCATGTTGATCGATGAGTATTTTTTTTAATTGTTTTACTACGTTCGTGATACGTTGCAAACGGTGGCGCAAAAATTGTTCTTGTTCAACGAATTTATTTTTTAAAAATCTTTTGCGTGCTGCGGATAAATTTTGTTCGCAGAGTGGGCAACTTGGATCTTCGTCATCGTGCGCTAACTGTTTTTTCTGTTCTAAATTTTCTAATTCTCCGGTGAGCCAACGACCCTGCTCGAGGAACTTTTGGTAATATTCTTTACGTCGTTCAAATTGCTTTTCGATGATAGTGTGACTGTTCAGCGTCGCAGATTTTTCTTTGAGGGTGATCTGCATTGCGGTCAATTGTGTAATGCATTGTGTTTTTTCTTTTTTGAGCAAATCGCTACGTTTTGTACTTTCTTCTATCGTGTGTTCGAGCGATTTTTTTTCAATGATTAAACGTTCGATCTGTACCTTTTTTTGATTCAATGTTGCAGCTTGTTTTTCGCGTAAGGTATGTGCAAGCTGCTGCGCTTGTTCTTTTTGTTTGAGGTACTGTTCTTTTAAGTCCAAATTCTTTTGTAGATGTTGTTGATGTTGTTTGATTTCATTAATCAGGCGTTGTTTGTCAGCTTCTAATTGTGCGATGTCGGTAAAGGTTAATTGTTTTTTGTGTACCGATTTCCACTCGCGCATATCTCTTTGCAACAGCTCTAGATGCTCTATTTCTTGTTTGCGGAGTTGTTCATAATGAAATGCTAAGACTTGATATTGTTTTTGGTCTTCGATGAGTTGTTTTTGTGTTTTGGTTAACGCATCTCGTTCTTGTGTTGTCGCCGCTTCTTGTGTTGCAAGGGTTGTCGATTGCGTCGTAATATCCATAAGCTGCGCAATAATAGTTGCTGTGTTTTGCAGTTCATGCTCAATTTTTTCTTGCAGCGTGGTACGGCTGGCTATGGTACTGTTTGCTTCTCGAATTTTTTCCATGGCTAATTTTTTAATGGCCTCATATTGGTTGAGTCCCAAAATGGTTGCCAGAATTTCTTTACGATCCTTGGGCGATTTTTTGGAAAATTCATTGGCCTGGCCTTGGCGTAAAAATGCTGAATTAGAAAAAGAATCAAACGTGAGATTCAACGTTTGTTCTATCACCGCTTGGGTTGCGCTAATAGTTTTATCGGTGAGTGGAATAAATGATTCATTCGCATCTAATAGGCCAAAATCAAGTGCCGCATAAGGCTTGCCATAGGTTTGTGCAAATTCACGACGTATGCGGTAGAGTTGATTGTTGAATTCAAAGTCGAGGGTAACCATCATTTGGGTTTGCCCGAGGCGTAATAATCCTTGATCTGCTTTTGAACTACCTGAAACTTTACGTGCTTGACCCCACAATGCCCAAGTGATTGCGTCGAGTAGGGCTGATTTGCCATGACCATTTTTACCCGATAAACAAATGAGTGGGTATGATGAAAAATCTATAGTTTGTACATCGGGGCCGTAGCTAAGGAAGTTTTTTAGTTGCAGTTTTAACGGAATCATACTCTGGGTTTGCCTTTATCAATGGTGTATGCGTTATTATTGTGAGTAGTTTAGCATGCATAGGTGGTAAGGGCTAGAGTAAAAGATAAGCGCATACCCATTATTATTGAACGAGCATGCGCTTATCTTATTTTATTATCGTATGTTATTTAGTTTCGTCTTCAGTTTGTTTTTTGAAATCTTCAAGCAATGCAATAATTTTATCGAAAGATTTTATATCTTTTTGAATGCGTTTCTTCTCTTTAGAAGGCATTTTTTTTGAGCTCATTAATTTTTTGTTCGTCTTACTTTTCATTTTCTTGGCAATCTCTTCTGCGGTCCTACCCTGATTATCTTTACGAGTGATATCAGCGCCTGATATCACTAATTCTTTTATGAGATCTGGGTTGCCACCAGTCCATACAGCAAACATGAGTGGAGTCATGCCTTCTTTATCTGCAGTATTAATATCAGCATCCAATGCAATCAATTTTCTCATGGTATCTAAATCATCTGCTGCCACTACAAATATCAATGCTGTCTTACCTGCGCTATTTTTGACATTAACATTATCAGCCCCTGCTTCGAGTGCCTTCTTAATATTAAATTGGTTTCCTCTTTTAACGGCATCAGCGAACTCTTTATTGGCCTCTTTTTTGTCTTGTTTTTGTTGCTGACGAGCTATCATAGGTGGCATATATATTCCGTACAATGCTGCAGACATAACTAACAATGATACTTTCTTCATAACGATCTCCGGGTTAAGAATTTTTATAGGGAATTTATATTTATAATTAGACCAAAAAGAGGGGGGGGTATGCAATTAAAAGGTTGAATCGCTGATTTTCCAGATTTAAAATATTAATTTACTTTAAGCTACAGGTGTCCATAGCTTTTCCGCGGTAATTTTGTAGAATTTATAGAAAAGAGAGAAGTGCATTTAAAAAAAGGAGCATTTGTGGATATTTATAAAAAATTATACATGGGTACAATGATGGTTCTAACGCTATCAGCACATGCTCAAAAAGGGAATAAAGCTATGCAAGACGTGATTTTTAGAGAGTATGATATTCGTGGTAAGGTTGGTTCTGAGTTGATTGTTGAAGAAACCTATGGCCTTGCACGAGCTATTGCGTGGTATTTGGTCGAGCAACAACCATCCGTAAAAAAAATTGCTATTGGTATGGATGGAAGGACCCATTCGCCAGCTATAAAAGAAGCTATGACTAAGGGCTTTATGGATTCAGGCTTAGATGTTTCATTTATTGGTGTTTGTCCAACACCTGCTCTTTATTTTACGATGCATACCAAACCGTTTGATGCGGGGATCATGATTACCGCATCACATAATCCAAAAGAATATAATGGTATGAAGATTTGCTTAGGCAAGGAAAGTATCTGGGGCAAAAAAATTCAAGAAATTAAACATGCCTTCAAGCAAGGACGTGTTATTGATGCCGCTAATAAGGGTACGTATACTGAGCAACCAATGGTTAATGCCTATGTTGATTGGTTGGTCGATAAATTTAAACATATCAAAGGCATGAAGCTTTCTGCAGTCGTTGATTGTGGTAATGGCGCAGCAGGCACGGTGTTGCCTGATTTGGTTAAAAAAATGGGATGGGCGCATGTGATGTTACTCTATGCTGAAGTAGATGGCACCTATCCAAACCACGAGGCTGATCCTACCGTTCATGAAAATATGTGCGATGTCAAAGCAGTGCTTGAACGTAGCACTATTGATATCGGTATTGGACTTGATGGGGATGCAGACCGCATGTCGCCGATGACTAAAAATGGTTTTCTTGTTCCCGGTGATCAGCTGCTTGCATTATTCGCAAAACAAGTTGTTGAATACAATCCTGGAGCATCGGTAGTATTTGACATCAAGGGTTCTTCCGGACTTATTGAAATGTTAGAAAAAATGGGTGCTAAGCCTTGTATTTCTCCGGCGGGTCACTCTATTATCAAAGACATGATGAAGCAACATCATGCACTTCTTGGTGGCGAACTCAGCTGTCACTTCTTTTTTCACGATCGTTATTTTGGATATGACGATGGCATATACGCTATGTTACGGTTGTTTGAATTATTAGTCGATTCAGGAAAAACTCTTGAAGAACTTTTGGCTGATTTTCCTAAAAAATATAGTTCACCCGAGTTTCGTGTGCCGTGCGACGAAGATAAAAAGCATAGTGTTGTTGCTGCGGTTAAAGATGCACTCATAAAACGTGATGATGTTCAGGCGATAACCATTGATGGCGTACGCGCAACCATGCCTTATGGCTGGGGTCTTGTACGTGTATCTAACACGCAACCGGCATTAACCATTCGCTTTGAATCGAGTACCCCGCAAGGTTTGCAACAGGTCAAACAGGATTTTTACGATGTATTGTGCCCGTATTTTGATGCATCGTGGTTAAAAAAACAGCTTGATTTGTTGTAAGGATACTACTTTGAGAACTATTGGGTTACATCTACGTCTTATCAATTCATTGACTGAAGTGGCCGAAAAAGCATTGGCTATGCAGTTGCCATTATTTCAATCTTTTTTGGTGCAACAAGGCTCCGGGGCATTGATACACATCGAACAGGAAGACATTAAAAAGTATCTTAAAATTCGCCAAGAAAAATTTAAGGATTTGTATGTACATGGTTCCTATTGGATTAATCTGGCGGGAGTGAAGTACACCAAGCATTATGCATTAGATCGTGAATTAGCGCTTGCTAAAAAACTTGAGTTTACGCATCTGGTAT from Candidatus Dependentiae bacterium includes these protein-coding regions:
- a CDS encoding phosphomannomutase/phosphoglucomutase, whose protein sequence is MDIYKKLYMGTMMVLTLSAHAQKGNKAMQDVIFREYDIRGKVGSELIVEETYGLARAIAWYLVEQQPSVKKIAIGMDGRTHSPAIKEAMTKGFMDSGLDVSFIGVCPTPALYFTMHTKPFDAGIMITASHNPKEYNGMKICLGKESIWGKKIQEIKHAFKQGRVIDAANKGTYTEQPMVNAYVDWLVDKFKHIKGMKLSAVVDCGNGAAGTVLPDLVKKMGWAHVMLLYAEVDGTYPNHEADPTVHENMCDVKAVLERSTIDIGIGLDGDADRMSPMTKNGFLVPGDQLLALFAKQVVEYNPGASVVFDIKGSSGLIEMLEKMGAKPCISPAGHSIIKDMMKQHHALLGGELSCHFFFHDRYFGYDDGIYAMLRLFELLVDSGKTLEELLADFPKKYSSPEFRVPCDEDKKHSVVAAVKDALIKRDDVQAITIDGVRATMPYGWGLVRVSNTQPALTIRFESSTPQGLQQVKQDFYDVLCPYFDASWLKKQLDLL